The following is a genomic window from Hymenobacter monticola.
CTGGGCATATTTTACCTTCATGAGCAGCGGCAGGCCGAAGGCGGCCGTTTTGCCGGTACCGGTTTGGGCGATGCCCAGCACGTCGTGCCCGGCCAGCAGCAGTGGAATGGTCTGCACCTGCACCGGCGTGGGCTCGGTGAAGCCCGCCTCGGCCACGGCGGTGAGGAGTTGTTTGTTGAGTTTGAAATCGTTGAACGATGGGGTGGTATTGGGTTCCATTCCGCAAAGGTCGGGATTTTTCGAGCGAGCGACTGCCTGCCGACATAAAAGAACGTCATGCAGCGTGCTGCGAAGCATCTTTGCCGCTTCGTTGCATTAGCATTGATTACTACCGCTGTAAAGATGCTTCGCGGCGCTTTGCATGAAGTTTCGCCGTGCGTAATGGCGTCAGGCGAGAACTTTTTTTGCCGTTTCTCGTCTCTTTTCTTATCTTTGCCCCACCAAAACAAACACGGTAGATATAGCTCAGCTGGTTAGAGCGTCGGATTGTGATTCCGAAGGTCGTGGGTTCGAGCCCCATTATTTACCCACCCAAAAGAAAGTCCCCGGAATTATCCGGGGACTTTTTTGTTGCTTGCAAGGAATCCGCTTTAATGCGGCTTTAATTTGACCGTTTTTATTCACCACAATTTACCTGCATGAGTCTGCTCGTCATCGGCAGCGTCGCGTTCGACGCTCTGGAAACGCCTTTCGGCAAAACCGATAAAATCATCGGCGGCGCCGCTACCTACATCAGCCTTTCGGCGTCGTATTCGCTGAAACCCGTGAAGCTGGTGGCCGTGGTGGGCGAAGATTTTCCGCAGTCCGACATCCTGCTCCTTGAAGAGCACGGCGTCGACACCGAAGGCCTGCAAGTGAAGCAGGGCGAGAAGTCGTTCTTCTGGTCGGGCAAATATTCTAAAGACCTGAACTCGCGCGAAACCCTCGTGACCGAGCTCAACGTGCTGGCCGATTTCGACCCTATCATTCCCGACGCGTACCAAGACTGCAAATACCTGATGCTGGGCAACCTTGCCCCGCAGGTGCAGCGCCTCGTCATTCAGCGCCTCGTGAACCGGCCCAAGCTGATTGTGATGGACACGATGAACTTCTGGATGGACATTGCTCTCGACGAGCTCATCGCCACCATCGAAATGGTGGACGTGCTGAGCATCAACGACGAGGAAGCCCGCCAGCTCTCTGGCGAGTACTCGCTGGTGAAGGCCGCGAAGAAAATCATGGCCATGGGCCCGAAATTCCTCATCATCAAAAAGGGCGAACACGGCGCGCTGCTCTTCCACAAAAACAAGGTGTTCTACGCCCCCGCGCTGCCGCTGGAAGAAGTTTTCGACCCGACCGGCGCCGGCGATACCTTCGCGGGCGGCTTCATCGGCCACCTAGCCGCGACGGACGACATCAGTTTCGAGAACATGAAGCGCGCCGTCATTCACGGCTCGGCCATGGCTTCGTTCTGCGTGGAGAAGTTTGGCACCGAGCGCCTGCTCAACCTCAGCACGGAGGAAGTGGAAGCCCGCGAGGCCCAGTTCGCCGAGCTGGTGAAAGTCGTGCCGGCATCAGCCGTGGCCAATGTGCCGGCCTAAGGCGGCATAATTTGGGCATTGGGCTGCGGGCGCACAACTCTTTGGCGGCGGTGTGGGTAAAAGGAAACATCATTCCACCTTTTGCCTTCCACGCCATGTCTGATAAGAAAACCAACCTGCCCGACGAACAGCCTTCGGTAGTGCCCTATGAGAATGAGCACCACAAGAAGACCAAAACCCCCTCGGTCGATTCGTCTACGAATCAAAACGTGAATCAGAACCACATCACCGAGCAGGGCAACGAAACCAAAGGCAACACGCCCGGCGGTAATTTCAACGAGGTGCGCCACACTCAGGCCAACAAGCCCCGTAGCAACCCGCAGGGCAACAGCCCAATGTCCATCGACACAAATAGCCCCAAAAAAGGCCCTGGCAGCAAAGCCGACTAGGTTCTTCTAAGTTGACAAAAAAGCCCCGCCGGACGATTCCGGCGGGGCTTTTCTATTGGGGAGATGCGTTAAAACTCCCAGCCCAGCCACTGCTGAAACCCGCGCTGTTGCGCTGCATCGGCTATTTCCAGCGTGTCTACCGCGTAGCGCTGCCCGAAGCGGACGCCCGGGGTGGCGGCCAGCGTCACGGTCAGCAACCGGTTCTGACGGAACACGCTTACTTCATAAGCCGCTTCGTCAGTGCTTAGCAGGCTTTGCAGGTTCATATCCACGCGGCGGCCATTCACAGCCACGATTTCGTCGTCTACGGTCAGGGCCGCGGCAGCGGGAGAGTTTGGCCAAATGGCGGTGACTTCGGTGCGCTCGTTCTTTACCACCGTGCGAAAACCAAAGTGGCCCTCCGATGCCGACGCATTCTCGCCTACCAACAATTGGCAGCCCACGGTGCGTAGCACCCGGTCCAGCGTGTCCTGCAAGGGCGCGGTGCCGTAGATGAACTTATCGAAATAAGCCTGCATGTCGCGCCCGGCCACTTCATTCACAATCCGGATGTAGTCGGCCTCGGTGTAGCCGATGCCGGTTTTGCCAAACTCCTCGTACAGTCGCCGCATCACGTCGTCGAGGCTGCGGGCGTGGCCGGAAAGCTGCCGGATGGTGAGGTCCAGAATCAGAGCCACCAAGGCGCCCTTGTGGTACACCGATACCTTGCGGTCGGGCACGCCGGGCTTGTAGCCGTCGAGCCACAGGTCCATGCTGGCGTCGGCCAACGAGAGGCTGTCGCCGCCGGCATCGTCGTAGTGCTTGCGCAGCACGGTGTTCAGCTCCTCAAAATACTGGGCCGGCGTGCGCACGTGGCTGCGGGCCAGCAGGTACTCGCCATAATAAGTCGTGATGCCCTCGGCGATGAAGCAGGTGCGGAAGTAGTTCTCGCGGCTGTAGTCGTAAGGCTGCATCTCGGCTGGCCGGATGCTCTTGATGTTCCAGGTATGAAATAGCTCGTGGCAGCTCACGCCCAGCAGCTCCTTGTATAAGCCTTCGCTCATAATGAGCTCTGCTGGCCCCAGCGTAATCACCGTGGAGTTGTTGTGTTCCACGCCGTGGTAGTGTTTGTAGGGCAGAAACTGGTTTAGAAAGTGGTATTCGGCCACCGGAAAACCGCCGAACAGCTGTAGCTGTACTTCTGAGAAAGCTTTAAAATCGGTCAGAATCTGCGGCCAATTCAACTCCGCTTCCCCCTGCACCCACACGTGGAAGGGCAGCCCGCCGGCCTCGTACTCGTGGTGCACCAGTGTGGGACTGGCAATGAGGGGCGAATCGGCCAGCTGGTCGAAATTCTGCGCCGTGAGAACATTGGGACCGGTTTGGGGCAGCCCGCAGGCTATCTGCCAGTCGTCGGGAATGTCCAGTGTTAGTTCGCACGCTTCCTCCTGCCGGCCCTCGGCATACATCAGCGCCTGCACGGGGTTCAGGTACAGCTGCGACTCATCGAGCCAGGAGCCACCCGCGTCCATCTGGTGGGCGTAGAAGTTGTAGCGCACCCGCACGCTACGGCCGGCCGCGTTGGGCACTTCCCACCGGTCTTTGGTAAGCTTGCGGTAGGGGAGGGGCTGGCTGGTGGTTGCGTCTTCCACCACCACGCGCTGAATCTTTTGCGCAAAGTTCTGCAACTCGTAACGGCCCGGCCGCCACGCCGGAAGCTGCAGCTCCAGCGGCGCTTGGGCGTCGGCGGCTACATCCAGTGTCAGCTCTATCTGCAGATAAAACGTGAGGGGATTCTCGAAGGAAACGCGGTAGTGAATCATCGCCAAAACGGTGTAAAGGGCCTTAAAACTACTGCCTACGTGCTGCCTCGCGTAAAAGTGGCTGAGGCCCTTGCCTTTTCCAGACAAAGCCCGTACCTTTGCCGGCCCAACTCGAAACTCGTCTTTTTAAGATTCCTTGATATGAAACGTACCTTCCAACCTTCGAAACGTAAGCGCGTGAACAAGCACGGCTTCCGCAGCCGCATGGAAACCGCCAACGGCCGTAACGTACTGGCCCGCCGTCGCGCCAAAGGCCGCAAGCGCCTCACCGTATCCGACGAAGGCAAGCACAAGCGCTAAGCCTTAGTGCTCGGTTGTTGGTGCATGGTGCGTGGCAGTTCAAATTGAACTCATTTATGCCAAGCACTGAGCACCAAGCACCAAGCACCCGAAAACACGCTTTCCCGAAAGAGGAACACCTGTGCCGCAAAAAGCTTATTGAAGAGCTTTTTGGGAAGCAGAGTTCCTCTTTTGGCGTTTACCCCCTGCGCCTCGTCTACACCAAAACCGCGGCGCCCACCACGGCCCCGCCGCAGGTGCTCATCAGCGTGAGCAAGCGCAGCTTTAAGCGGGCCGTCGACCGCAACCGCCTCAAACGGCTCATCCGGGAGGCCTACCGGCTCAATAAATATCGATTGCTGGAGCAACCAAACGGGCATCAAGTCGCTCTGCTGGGTATTATCTTCACGGGGAAGGAAAAAAGTCCATTAGCAGTAGTGGAAAAAAAATTAATTTCCGGTATTCTTCGTTTGATGGGCACGACTATTGACGCATCCGCGCCACCGCCGGCCTCGTAGATTCGCCCAGCCGCTATCCGTTCCGTATGACTATCCGCAAAAAGCTACTCGCTGCCCTGGCCCTGAGCACGATGGGTTTGGTATCGTTCCGCGCCGCTTCCGACAACGAGCGGTACTTCGAAATCGCGAAGAACCTGGACATTTTTGCCACGCTTTTTAAGGAGGTCAATACCTATTACGTCGACGAGATTACGCCTGCCAAGCTGGTGAAAACCGGCATCGACGCCATGCTGCGCTCGCTCGACCCTTACACCAACTACATCCCGGAAGATGACATCGAGGACTTCCGCACCATGACCACCGGCCAGTACGGTGGCATCGGGGCCTCGGTGGCGAAGCGTAGCGGTAAAGCCGTGGTGACGAGCACGCTGGAAGGCTACCCGGCTCAGAAGGCCGGCCTGCTTCCCGGCGATGAAATCATCGATATCAACGGCGTGGTGGTGGATAAAAAGTCGAATTCTGATATTGGCAAGCTCCTGAAGGGGCAGGCCAATTCGACGGTGAAGCTGCTCGTGACCCGCTACGGCCAGGAAAAACCCGTGCTGATTGAAATCGCCCTGGATAAAATTCACCTGGACAACGTGCCCTACACCGGCATGATTTCCGGCGATGTGGGCTACTTCCAGCTGAGCGGCTTCACCGTGGACGCGGGCAAGGAAGTGCGCACGGCCATCACCAAGCTCAGGGAGCAGGGCGCGAAGAAAATCGTGTTCGACATCCGCGACAACCCTGGTGGCTTGCTCAACGAAGCGGTGAACATTTCCAACTTGTTCATCGACAAAGGCCTTGACGTGGTAAGCACCAAGGGCAAGGTGACGGAGTGGAACAAGACCTACAAGGCCCTCGACGTGCCGCTCGATACCCAGGTTCCCATTGCCATCATCACGAGCAACCGCTCGGCGTCGGCGTCGGAAATCGTATCGGGCGTGCTGCAGGACTACGACCGCGCCGTGCTCGTGGGCGAGCGCACCTTTGGCAAGGGCCTCGTGCAGGCCACCCGGCCGCTCAGCTACAACTCGCAGCTGAAGGTGACCACCGCCAAGTACTACATCCCGAGCGGCCGCTGCATCCAGGAAATCGACTACGCCCACCGCGCCGAGGACGGCACGCTGGGTAAATTCCCGGACTCGTTGCGCACGGCCTTCAAAACCACGGCCGGTCGCACCGTGTACGACGGCGGCGGCGTGGCCCCCGACATTGAAGTGCAGGACCGCGAAATTGCCGACATCACCCGCATCCTGCTCCAGAAAAGCTACCTCTTCGACTACGCCACCCGCTACCGCGCCGAGCACGCCACCATCGCGCCGGCCCGCCAGTTCAAGCTCTCTGATGCCGACTACCAGAAGTTTGTGGCTTACCTGCAAGGCAAGAACATCAGCTACAGCACCGATGCCGAAAAAGCCCTCACCGACCTCAGCAAGAAGGTGAAGGAGGAAAAGCACTACGACGACGTGAAACAGGAACTCGAAGCCGTGCGCAAGAAAATTACCGTAAACAAGGCCAACGACCTGCAGCGCTTCAAACCTGAAATAAAGGAGTTGCTGGAGCAGGAAATTGTGTCGCGCTACTACTTCGAGAAGGGCCGCACCGAAGCCGGCTTCGACGACGACCCCAACATCATCGCCGCCGTGGCCGTGCTGAACGACCCGAACCGCTACGCCGCCCTGCTGAAGCCCACGGGCCAGGCCGCCAGCGCCCGTAAGTCAGCCGGGACGAAGTAATTTTGAGTTGCGTTAGAATTAGAAGAGCAGGCGCTGAGAGGTGCCTGCTTTTTTTACTGGTTAATATTTGAATGGAACAAACGATACTGAAGGCAAAATCTTGGCAAGTATTTTTAGTATTAATCGCCAGCTATTTTATTTCATGGTTTATTAAGGATACTGATGCAGGCGAATTGCTGAAACTGCTCGGCTTCAGTGTCTTTTGCATCTGGCTTGCGCTCATCGGCAATACATTGAGCCGGCTTAGCCAAACACAAGAAAAGAAAAAGACAGGCTGGTTTATATTCAATATCGCGGTAACAATGGCGGCCCCACTTGTGAGCCTGATGGTATCAGACCCGGACTTTGTTGTGACACCGACGAGTTTCAGCGCAAAAGGCATATGGGTGCTGCCTACTTTTTATTTAGCTGTCGCCTACGTTCAAACTCATTGGTTCGTAGCCTCAGCAATGGTGGCGAAAGAGCGGGGGCAAAAGCCGGAGTTTAGTCAAGTATTAGGTACGGCCATCTTAATCTCTCTTTGGCCTATCGGCGTTTGGTTCGTGCAGCCACGCCTCAACCGTATTAACAACGTCATCAACGTAGATACCATTGCTGCTTCTCTCCCTTGAAACCTCCTCGCCCGTCTGCTCAGTGGCCCTACACCGCCTCGCCGACGGCTCCCTCATCGGCCAGTCGGAATTGCGACTCGATAAGTCGCACTCCACCCACCTCACGGTGCTCATCGAGCAGTTGCTGGCCAATACCGGTCACGCACTTGCCGACCTTGGCGCCGTGGCCGTGAGCGACGGTCCCGGTTCCTACACCGGCCTGCGCATTGGTGGGGCCGCGGCCAAGGGCCTGTGCTTCGCGCTCGATATTCCGCTGGTGGCCGTGAGCACGCTGCGGGCGCTGGCGGCGCAGGTGGCGGCCGTCACGGCGCGGCCCGAAACCCATCTGTACTGCCCCATGCTGGATGCCCGGCGCACGGAAGTATACGCCGCCCTCTACACCCACGAGGGGCAGGAAGTGCTGGCACCCACGCCGCTGCTGCTCGATGCCGACACGCTGGCCGAACAATTGGCCCACCGTTCCGTGTTATTCTTTGGTCACGGCGCGGCAAAGTTTCAGGCGGTGCTGGGGGCGCATTCCAACGCGGGTTTCCTGGCGGGGATTGAGCCTTCGGCCATTGCAGTGGGACAACTGGGCGTGGCAGCTTTTCACCAGCAGGAGTTTCAGGACGTGGCCTACTACGAGCCCTTCTACCTGAAAGAAGTGTACACGACTACGCCTAAAGCGAAGTAGCGCGGGCTTTGTAGTCCGCGTCCCTGCGCCCGTAGAGTCATTCACCAACAATTACGCGAACAAGAAAGTCCGCGCTACAGCATATGGAACCCCTTTTCGTCAACCGCGTCGCCAATTCCGGCCTCATTACCCTCAACTTAGAGGAGTTTATCCACCCCGGCGAGCGGGTGGTGTACGACATCAAGGACAACCTCTTCCACGGCCTGATGCTGCGCGAAAAGGACTTCCGCGAATTTGTGAAAACCCACGATTGGACGCAGTACGACGGCCAAAATGTAGCCATCATTTGCTCGGCCGACGCCATTGTGCCTACCTGGGCCTATATGCTGCTTGCCACCAAGCTGCAGGGCCACGCCCACCGTTACGTGTTCGGCGGCCTTGAGGCGCTGGAGCAGTCGCTGTTTGAGGAAGCCATTGCCGGCATCAATGCCGAGGAATACCGCGACGCCAAAGTAGTGGTGAAAGGCTGCGGCGATAAGCCCGTGCCCACCTTCGCCTACGTGGCCATCATACAAAAGCTGCTGCCCGTCACGAGTAGCATCATGTACGGCGAGCCGTGCAGTACTGTGCCACTGTATAAAAAGCCCAAGGCTGTGAGCGCCTAAAAATACGTTCGTTCCGATGGGAATTCCCGGCATTCCGATGGGGCTTCCCGTCGGCGGGAACACGCGTCGGAAGGTCGGGAAGACCTAACTAGAGGTCGGAAAGATGCATCGAAAGGTCGGGAAGACGCATCGGAGAGGCGGGAACGGGCAGCGGAAGGTCGGGAAGGCCCGTCGGAATGCCGGGAACCCCCATCAAAAGGGCGCAAGCGGGCAACGGCGGTCTGCGGGCGTACTTTTGAGCTTTCGTCGCTCATTTCATGCCCGGTACTTCGCCCGCCAGCCCTTATAGAATTACCTTCCTCACCGGCGCAGCCATCGTCATCGCCAACATGGTGGGCACGGGGGTGTTCACCAGCCTCGGCTTTCAGGTGATGGGCATCGAAAGCGGCTTTGCGCTGCTGATGCTCTGGCTTGTGGGCGGCCTCATTGCTCTTTGCGGTGCCGTGAGCTACGCCGAGTTGGCGGCGGCCATGCCCCGCTCGGGCGGCGAATACCACTACCTGAGCCAGATTTACCATCCCGCGCTGGGCTTCCTCTCGGGTTGGGTATCGGCCACGGTAGGCTTCGCGGCACCTACTGCGCTGGCCGCGCTGGCGCTCGGCGAATATGCCAAAAGTGTCTGGCCAAATCTGCAGCCCACGTGGCTGTCGGTAGCCGTGGTGCTGGTGCTAACGGCCGTCCACGGCACCAGCGCCCGCCTCGGCGGCCGCTTGCAGGTTTTTATCACGGCCCTCAAAGTGGCGGTATTGATTGCATTCATTGGCGCCGGAATGACGGTAGGGGAGGGGCAGCCCTTGAGCTTCGCGCCCGACGCCGCCGGCTGGCGCGCCCTGCTTAGCCCCGCATTTGCCGTTTCGCTGGTGTATGTGAGCTACGCCTACTCGGGCTGGAACGCGGCCGTGTACGTCACCGGCGAAATCGAAAACCCCCAGCGTAACCTCTCGCGCATCCTGCTGGCAGGTACCGCTGTCGTGCTCCTGCTGTATGTAGGACTCAATTACGTGTTCCTTCGGTCCACCCCAATAGCCGGTCTGAAAGGACAGGTCGAAGTGGGTTTTGTGGCCGCCACATCACTGTTTGGCTCGATGGGGGGCCGGCTGATGGGCGGCATTATCGCGGCGCTGCTGGTTTCCACGGTCAGTTCCATGGTGCTGGCTGGCCCGCGCATTGTGCAAACAATGGGGGAAGACATTCCCGCGCTCCGATTTCTGGCGCCAAAAAGCCGCGCCGGCATCCCCGTGCGCGCGCTGTTGTTGCAAACGGCCATCACCTTGCTGTTCATCAGCAAGCCGAGGTTCAAGGAAGTGTTGGTTTACGCCGGCTTTGTCCTGAACCTGTTTACGTTCCTCACCGTGCTTGGCCTTTTCGTTTTCCGCTGGCGCCGGCCCGATGTGACGCGCCCCTACAAAGCGTGGGGCTACCCCTTCACCCCATTGCTTTTTCTGTTTCTCAGCGGCTGGACGCTCGTGTTCATCCTGCGCGACAAACCTTGGGAGTCGCTATACGGCTTGGCCACGCTGGCTGTCGGAGCAGTGGTCTACTTTATAACGACGCGCATCAGTCGCCCGGCTGCTGAAGAAGCTCCGGTCCGCAATAGCTATTAAAGAGTTCAAAACGCTTCTCGCGTTCCAGCCAAGCTTGTCCTCTCCCTTGAGGAGTGCACCGGAAGGTAAGCCGTCAGAACGAGCAGCCGTAACTTGCGCTTTCAATCACGCTTATTAGAATGTCCCTTCGCACCGTTGCGCTTCGGCTGTTGCCGGCCACTCTGCTCTTGCTTGCTGCATGCTCTGAGTCGAACCCCAAAACCGACACCGCTTCCGCCAAGGAAGAAACCATGGCCAATACGGCCGATGCCATCGACCACAGCAAATCGGCTTCGCCCAGCGTCAGCGAAAAGCCATCCGCTACGGCCACCGCAGCCAAGCCCACCGCTGCCCCTGATACCGCCTACGCCCAGGACGTGGCCATGTTCCTCGGCGGCCTGCAGCCCAGTCAGCACAGCGACCTAAAGCAACTGGCCGCCACACCCGCCTGGCAGGCCTTCGCCAAAGACCAGGACAAAAGCTGGGATAAATACCGCGCCACCCACACCACGCGCATGACGCAGTGGGCCAACACTGAGCTCGACTCTGTGCACGCTAGCAGCCCCACCATCTTCTACCCCTTTAGCGGCCCCGATTTCCTAAACGTCGTCACGATGTTCCCCACCAGCCAAACCTACGTGCTGATGGGCCTCGAACCGGTGGGCAGTATCCCCGCCCGCGCCACGCTCGAAAACCCCAGGCTGCTGCCCGCCGTCAAAACCTCGCTTTGGTCGGTGCTCAATTTCAGCTTCTTCCGCACCAACGACATGGCCGTGGACCTGAAATCCGTCGAGCTCGACGGCGCCTTGCCGCTCATGATGCTCTTCGCCGCCCGCACCGGCAATCAAATCACCGCCATCCGGCCCGTGCAGCTCGATGCTGCAGGCCAGCTCCAGGATGCCCCCAAGGACAGCATTGCGCCCCCCGGCCTAAATCAAAAGCCAGCGTTAGTTAAAACCATTCCCGGCGTTGAGATGAAGCTGCGCGGCCCCAACGGCCAGCCCAAAACCGTCTACTACTTCTCCGCCGACCTCAGCGACTGGAAACTCACCTCCAAGAGCGCCCCACTGGAATTTGTGCGCCACCTTGGCCCCCTCACCACCTACGTGAAGTCGGCCACCTACCTCATGCACAAGTCGTACTTCAACAAAGTGCGCCGCACCGTCCTCCGTCGCAGCCGCTACATCCTGCAAGACGATTCCGGTATTGCCATGAAGTATTTCCAAAAAGGCGCGTGGCATTTCAACTACTACGGCACCTACCGCCGCCCCATCAATCTCTTCGCCAAGCAGTACCAACCCGAGCTCACCGCTGCTTACCACGACACCATCCACCCTCCCAAACAGCTTCCTTTCGGTACCGGCTACAACTGGCGTCAAACCGACTCCAACCTGCTCCTCGCCAAGCGCCTAGTCCCCTTGGCCGACTAACCCCCGTACAAAACCAGCCTCACAGGGCCGTGGTGGCAACATCACGGCCCTTCCTATTTTCTATCCTATGAAAACGCCTGCTCAATCTCGCCCCTCTCTATACTATATAATAGGAGTATCCTTTTTACTAGCGATAACGACCCTGCTCACCCTAGCCGCAGAAGGCCATCTTGCACGAACTGTAAGAGTAAGCCAGGAAATGAAGTCAACGCCGGAAGATTCTCCACTACTGGATTTCCTGCTAAAAGCCAACCCGCTATTAAAGCGCGTCGCCACCAACCCTCGATACGAGCTTCAAATCATCTATACCCAAATCAACCGCGACGCCCAGAACCGTCCCACCTTCATCCCGCATACCTACCACCTCAACTCTCGCCAGTATTTCAACCCCGCCAGCTTAGTCAAACTCCCCGTCGTCGCCCTCTCCCTCGAAAAGCTCAACGACCTCCACAATCCTGCCGTCACCCGCCGCACCATCATGGCCACCGGCACCGCCTTCCGCTGCCAAACCCCCGTTCCCTTCGCCGCCCCCGCCGACTCCGACCGCACCGCTACCGTCGGCAACTACATCAAAAGAATGCTCTTGGTAAGCGACAACATCGCCTACAATCGCCTCTACGAATTTCTTGGCCAACGTCCGCTCAATGAGCGCCTCGCCCAGCTTGGCTATCCCAACGCCCGCATTACCCGTCGCTTTGCTCCCTGCGATACCGCCGCAAACCGCCACACTAACCCCATTAGCTTCCACACCCCCCAGGGTGATACCCTCTACAAACAGCCCGCTCAATTCAACCCCGTGCCCTACAGCAGCCCGCTAGGCCGCGTCCTCAAAGGCCGCGCCCACCAAGCCGGAGGCCGCATCATCTCCGAACCCTACGATTTTACCACCGCAAATCACCTTCCGCTTCCCGACATCACTCATCTTCTCCAGAGCATCCTCTTCCCCGAATCCGTCCCCGCCGCCCAGCGCCTCCACCTAGCCGCCACCGACTATGCTTTCCTACGGCGTTACCTCCACGCTACTCCGCACGAGTCCGGCTTCCACCCCTACACATCCGCCCGCTATTTCGACGCCTACAAAAAATACCTCTACTACGGTCGCAATCCCGACCTATCCCAACAATCTACCCTCCGCATCTACAACATCGTCGGCATGTCCCACGGCTTCCTCGCCGATGTAGCCTATTTCGCCGACTCTTTGCATCAATCCGAATTTCTCCTCAGTGCTGTCCTCTACGTCAACCAAGACAACATTATTAACGACGGAGCCTACGAATACGAAACCATCGGCCAGCCCTTCCTTGCCCAGTTAGGCCATCAAATTCGGCAATACGAATCCCAACGTCCCCGTCAGCACCGCCCCAACCTCACTGAGTTCTTCGCTCCCGAAATTATCCGCTAAATTTTCTCAGAAATTTCTCAAGTTATAAGTAGCTGATTCCGAATCGTACTTAGCCTGAAAAGCCGCAATGGTACGTTCATCCAATACAAAAGTTTTGAACTGGCCCTTGCTTTCTGAAAAAGTCCCGCTACTTTTGCACTCCCAATCGCCAACCGGGTATCGGGTTTTGCCAAGCAAGCGCTTTGCAGAAAAAGTTGAAAAGGTGCGGAACTTCCCGAAAGCCGGCGTTGTCTGGACTTTTGCGGCGGCCGGGCAAAGTGCTAGAAAAATAAATTTTCCGCGCCGCTTGCTAGAGTCGAAAAAAGGGCCTTACCTTTGCACCCCGCTTCAAAAGGAGGCGGCCAGGAATTGAAAAGCGGTTCGAAGAAAAATAAAAATTTTCCTCTTTCGCTTGCCACTTCAAAACTTCTTCTTACCTTTGCACTCCCAATCGCAAGAAAGGGTTTGAAAAGAAAGAAACATCGGCCGGTAACGGCCACACTATCACGCCAACTGGGCATGGTACACGTTCTTTGAATGTTTGGAAAAGACAAATAGTAAGGGCTTCCGGCAGCAATGTCGGAAGCAGCAATTACAAGCGTAATACGAAGACATGAACTCGTCAAATACGAGTCGGATTCGCACTCGACATCAGCCCATGTTCGCATGGGTGTAGAGAAATTTTACAATGGAGAGTTTGATCCTGGCTCAGGATGAA
Proteins encoded in this region:
- a CDS encoding APC family permease, producing MPGTSPASPYRITFLTGAAIVIANMVGTGVFTSLGFQVMGIESGFALLMLWLVGGLIALCGAVSYAELAAAMPRSGGEYHYLSQIYHPALGFLSGWVSATVGFAAPTALAALALGEYAKSVWPNLQPTWLSVAVVLVLTAVHGTSARLGGRLQVFITALKVAVLIAFIGAGMTVGEGQPLSFAPDAAGWRALLSPAFAVSLVYVSYAYSGWNAAVYVTGEIENPQRNLSRILLAGTAVVLLLYVGLNYVFLRSTPIAGLKGQVEVGFVAATSLFGSMGGRLMGGIIAALLVSTVSSMVLAGPRIVQTMGEDIPALRFLAPKSRAGIPVRALLLQTAITLLFISKPRFKEVLVYAGFVLNLFTFLTVLGLFVFRWRRPDVTRPYKAWGYPFTPLLFLFLSGWTLVFILRDKPWESLYGLATLAVGAVVYFITTRISRPAAEEAPVRNSY
- a CDS encoding serine hydrolase translates to MKTPAQSRPSLYYIIGVSFLLAITTLLTLAAEGHLARTVRVSQEMKSTPEDSPLLDFLLKANPLLKRVATNPRYELQIIYTQINRDAQNRPTFIPHTYHLNSRQYFNPASLVKLPVVALSLEKLNDLHNPAVTRRTIMATGTAFRCQTPVPFAAPADSDRTATVGNYIKRMLLVSDNIAYNRLYEFLGQRPLNERLAQLGYPNARITRRFAPCDTAANRHTNPISFHTPQGDTLYKQPAQFNPVPYSSPLGRVLKGRAHQAGGRIISEPYDFTTANHLPLPDITHLLQSILFPESVPAAQRLHLAATDYAFLRRYLHATPHESGFHPYTSARYFDAYKKYLYYGRNPDLSQQSTLRIYNIVGMSHGFLADVAYFADSLHQSEFLLSAVLYVNQDNIINDGAYEYETIGQPFLAQLGHQIRQYESQRPRQHRPNLTEFFAPEIIR